One Elusimicrobiota bacterium genomic region harbors:
- the hcp gene encoding hydroxylamine reductase, whose translation MNMFCRQCEQTAGGKGCTIQGVCGKTSDTAILQDLLLHSLKGIGVYGKMADELKAEDAEVDKFIVEGLFTTVTNVNFNPEQLQKIILKSYDIKEKIKKLFLGAYKKKYKKTFSGRLPEAAEWSPENSINGLVEQGKKVGVLSNPGLNEDIRSLREILLYGLKGMAAYADHAIILGSSNKAINIFFHKGLAALVDDSLSSNDLIELIMEFGKVNLSCLEMLDKAHTEYFGNPIPTEVFLGMKKGPAIVVSGHDLPDLEELLKQTENKGVNIYTHGEMLPAHGYPVLKKYKHLIGHFGNAWQNQQKEFDEFPVAILMTTNCIQKPKSSYNDRIFSTGLVSYSGVKHIYSINGKKDFSEVIKKALQLGGFNQDKDNNRIVVGFAHNAVLSVADKIIYAIKNKTIRHFFLIGGCDGAKPGRNYYTEFAQKVPKDCVIITLACGKFRFNKLEFGDIGGIPRLLDCGQCNDSYSAIKIASVLAEHFKCSVNDLPLSFILSWYEQKAVCILLTLLSLGIKNIKLGPSLPAFISPNVLKILVEKFNIQPISTVDEDLEKILNSEN comes from the coding sequence ATGAATATGTTTTGCAGACAATGCGAACAAACCGCCGGTGGTAAGGGTTGTACTATTCAAGGGGTTTGCGGTAAAACATCGGACACTGCAATTCTTCAGGACCTTTTGCTACATAGTTTAAAAGGTATTGGAGTGTATGGAAAAATGGCAGATGAGTTGAAAGCAGAAGATGCGGAAGTTGACAAATTTATTGTTGAGGGATTGTTTACAACTGTAACAAACGTGAATTTCAATCCGGAACAGTTGCAAAAAATTATACTTAAATCATATGATATTAAAGAAAAAATAAAAAAATTATTTTTAGGTGCTTATAAGAAAAAATATAAAAAGACTTTCAGCGGTAGGTTACCGGAAGCAGCTGAATGGTCGCCGGAAAATTCTATTAATGGGCTGGTTGAACAAGGGAAAAAAGTAGGAGTCTTATCTAATCCTGGTTTAAATGAAGATATAAGGAGTTTAAGAGAGATTCTCCTATATGGTTTAAAGGGAATGGCTGCATATGCCGACCATGCGATTATTTTGGGAAGCAGCAATAAAGCTATCAATATCTTTTTTCATAAGGGATTAGCGGCGTTGGTAGACGATTCTCTGTCAAGTAATGATTTAATCGAGCTGATTATGGAGTTTGGAAAAGTCAATCTTTCTTGTCTTGAGATGTTGGATAAGGCACATACCGAATATTTTGGTAATCCAATTCCGACAGAAGTGTTTTTGGGAATGAAAAAAGGTCCCGCGATTGTTGTTTCAGGACATGACTTACCGGATTTAGAAGAGTTGCTGAAACAGACCGAAAACAAAGGAGTAAATATTTATACACACGGTGAAATGCTTCCTGCACACGGCTATCCGGTTCTTAAAAAATATAAACATCTTATAGGACACTTCGGTAATGCGTGGCAAAACCAGCAAAAAGAATTTGATGAGTTTCCTGTAGCAATTTTAATGACTACTAATTGTATCCAAAAGCCAAAAAGTTCTTATAATGATAGAATTTTCTCAACTGGTTTAGTGTCTTATTCCGGAGTCAAGCATATCTATTCAATAAATGGCAAAAAGGATTTTAGTGAAGTAATTAAAAAAGCATTACAACTTGGTGGTTTTAATCAGGATAAAGATAATAATAGAATAGTTGTAGGTTTTGCCCATAATGCAGTGTTATCCGTTGCTGATAAAATCATATATGCAATTAAAAATAAAACTATCAGACACTTTTTTCTTATCGGTGGTTGTGACGGTGCAAAACCGGGGAGAAACTATTATACGGAATTTGCTCAAAAAGTTCCAAAAGATTGTGTTATTATTACTCTCGCCTGTGGGAAATTCAGGTTTAATAAGTTAGAGTTTGGCGATATAGGTGGAATTCCCAGATTATTAGATTGCGGTCAATGTAACGATTCATATTCTGCAATAAAAATTGCTTCAGTATTAGCTGAACATTTTAAATGCAGTGTAAATGATTTGCCTCTTTCATTTATACTTTCATGGTACGAACAAAAAGCAGTATGTATATTACTAACTCTTCTGTCTTTGGGTATAAAAAATATAAAACTAGGTCCTTCGCTACCTGCTTTCATTTCTCCGAATGTATTAAAAATATTGGTTGAAAAATTTAACATCCAGCCAATTTCAACCGTTGATGAGGATTTGGAAAAAATATTGAATAGTGAAAACTAA
- a CDS encoding 4Fe-4S binding protein produces MAIRKIICIDEKRCNGCGLCVTGCPEGAIQIVDGKAKLVGDLLCDGLGACIGNCPQEAITIEERETENYNEKKVMENIIKGGDNLIKAHLKHLKEHSQIKYLAEAENILKEKNIKIPDINSDNMDKPECSCPGSKSVDFRKDTNIKKTGKNNKNISLDSELKNWPVQLQLLNPNAPYLKNANLLITADCVPFSYANFHSKFLKDKVLIIFCPKLDKTLQEYIEKLTEIFKINNIKSITIVHMEVPCCFGISRIIEEALGNSGKKIAVKEYVVSIKGQIIKK; encoded by the coding sequence ATGGCCATAAGAAAAATTATTTGTATAGATGAAAAGAGGTGTAACGGGTGTGGACTATGTGTTACCGGTTGTCCTGAGGGCGCAATACAAATTGTTGATGGTAAAGCAAAGTTGGTTGGCGACTTATTGTGTGACGGTTTAGGTGCTTGTATTGGTAATTGTCCCCAAGAAGCCATTACTATAGAAGAGCGGGAAACGGAAAATTATAACGAGAAGAAGGTTATGGAAAATATAATCAAAGGAGGCGATAATCTTATAAAAGCACATTTAAAACATCTTAAGGAACATTCGCAAATTAAGTATTTAGCTGAAGCAGAAAATATCCTTAAAGAAAAAAACATTAAAATACCGGATATAAATAGTGATAATATGGATAAACCAGAGTGCAGTTGTCCCGGTTCAAAATCAGTGGATTTTAGAAAAGATACAAACATAAAGAAAACCGGAAAGAACAATAAAAATATTTCTTTAGATTCTGAACTAAAAAACTGGCCAGTACAGCTTCAACTGTTGAATCCAAATGCACCTTATCTTAAAAATGCCAATCTTTTAATAACTGCAGATTGTGTGCCTTTTTCATATGCCAATTTTCACAGCAAGTTTCTTAAAGACAAAGTGTTAATAATATTTTGTCCGAAGCTAGATAAAACATTACAGGAATATATAGAAAAACTTACAGAGATTTTTAAGATTAACAACATTAAATCAATTACAATAGTGCATATGGAAGTTCCGTGTTGTTTTGGTATCAGCCGGATTATAGAAGAAGCGTTGGGAAATTCCGGTAAGAAAATAGCTGTAAAAGAATACGTCGTTTCTATCAAAGGACAAATAATAAAAAAATAA
- a CDS encoding anaerobic ribonucleoside-triphosphate reductase yields MEIVNFINTCVEKGYDWSEGEHEGKPGYFVGCQWLDTVAHFTQKAIESNEWAMLDKQVTQGKNVEHITRIVGYFSRIENWNKSKLGELRDRHNGDYRIEK; encoded by the coding sequence ATGGAGATAGTAAATTTTATTAACACTTGTGTTGAGAAAGGTTATGACTGGTCTGAAGGGGAACATGAAGGAAAACCCGGGTATTTTGTCGGATGCCAATGGCTGGATACTGTTGCACATTTCACTCAGAAAGCAATAGAGAGTAATGAATGGGCAATGCTTGATAAGCAAGTTACTCAAGGTAAGAATGTTGAACATATTACCAGGATAGTCGGGTATTTTTCAAGAATAGAAAACTGGAATAAAAGTAAACTCGGCGAATTAAGGGATAGACATAACGGCGATTATAGAATAGAAAAGTAG
- a CDS encoding Rrf2 family transcriptional regulator — translation MKFFKKNTDYAVRAVMNLAQNRDRFVSSNEISKEENVPLYFMRGILQTLTKKGLILSKEGISGGVKLQTDVKDIRISDLIKMFQGKIELSECMFKNNICPNRSICVIRKRIKDVENKVLAEFNNITIDKLLKDVLLKNRQEGIE, via the coding sequence ATGAAGTTTTTTAAGAAAAATACTGACTATGCGGTAAGGGCTGTTATGAATCTCGCCCAAAATAGAGACAGGTTTGTGTCTTCAAATGAAATTTCAAAGGAAGAAAATGTTCCGCTTTATTTTATGAGGGGTATTTTACAAACTTTGACAAAAAAAGGCCTTATTCTTTCCAAAGAGGGAATAAGTGGCGGGGTTAAACTACAAACTGATGTAAAGGACATTCGTATTTCAGACCTTATTAAGATGTTTCAAGGCAAAATTGAACTTTCTGAATGCATGTTTAAGAATAACATATGTCCTAATCGTTCAATTTGCGTCATAAGAAAGAGAATAAAAGATGTGGAAAATAAAGTTTTAGCAGAATTCAATAATATCACAATTGATAAATTGCTTAAGGATGTGTTGTTAAAAAATAGACAAGAAGGCATTGAATAA
- a CDS encoding AAA family ATPase — protein sequence MIIAVAGKGGVGKSTVSSLIVKHLIERGKKPVLAVDADPNANLGYYLGVDYKMTVSDLREEEFKKNPSGISKIEWLDMKMQECITETDKGFDLLVMGRPEGPGCYCAVNNILRTFLKKLNKQYPFIIVDNEAGMEHLSRLTNDEVDTLFIVTEPTNISFLAAKNVKKTAESLPIKIHKKYLIVNKFKDKNTNKVDGLETIGNINYNEDFFNDFENKKNIFDIDNAEIKNDIESILLKSNIL from the coding sequence ATGATAATAGCAGTTGCAGGAAAAGGCGGGGTTGGAAAGTCAACCGTTTCATCTTTAATTGTTAAGCATCTAATAGAGAGGGGGAAAAAACCTGTTCTTGCTGTTGATGCTGACCCTAATGCAAATCTGGGATATTATTTAGGCGTTGATTATAAAATGACTGTTTCAGATTTAAGGGAAGAAGAATTTAAAAAAAACCCTTCAGGAATTTCTAAAATTGAATGGCTTGATATGAAAATGCAGGAGTGTATTACTGAAACGGACAAGGGGTTTGATTTGCTCGTTATGGGAAGACCTGAAGGACCGGGGTGTTATTGTGCGGTAAATAATATCTTGAGAACTTTCTTGAAAAAGCTAAATAAACAATATCCGTTTATTATCGTAGATAATGAAGCGGGAATGGAACATCTTTCACGGCTGACTAATGATGAAGTAGATACGTTGTTTATAGTTACAGAACCCACTAATATAAGTTTTCTTGCAGCCAAAAATGTTAAAAAAACAGCCGAAAGCCTGCCTATAAAAATCCACAAGAAGTATTTAATTGTTAATAAATTTAAAGACAAAAATACTAATAAGGTTGATGGTTTAGAAACAATAGGGAATATAAATTATAACGAAGATTTTTTTAATGATTTTGAAAATAAAAAGAATATTTTTGATATTGATAATGCCGAAATCAAAAATGATATAGAGAGTATTTTATTAAAATCAAATATTTTATGA
- a CDS encoding methionine synthase → MLKLSTAIGSMPYSNEKIATKIMSENLGIPVWPQLPKRNFKENMYVQYSEGFPCLVVDEKNQKIYFNIKDNTLPGLEKFYEKIIADDLEYFKISSEYAAGLYEFISLLSTSHFPLPAVKGQITGPITFGLKVTDQDNRSIFYNEQFSDVVVKALTMKARWQIRKLRTSATQIGGQVDSALSVIMFIDEPYLSSFGSAFTQVSREDVIKYLSEVSDGIHSENALSGVHCCGNTDWSILMDTNIDIISFDAYSCFDGLTLYPDKLNMFLQRGGILAWGIVPSSDAINTETISSVTSNFTNKMEYLVKKGINEKAVRSQYLITPSCGVGSLPEELAKKIIIFTKNLAENIIKL, encoded by the coding sequence ATGCTTAAATTATCAACAGCAATCGGAAGTATGCCGTATAGTAACGAGAAAATAGCAACTAAGATTATGTCAGAAAACCTTGGTATTCCCGTATGGCCGCAGCTACCAAAAAGAAATTTCAAGGAAAATATGTATGTTCAGTATTCCGAAGGTTTTCCTTGTCTGGTGGTTGATGAAAAAAACCAAAAAATATATTTTAATATAAAAGACAACACCTTGCCGGGTTTAGAAAAGTTTTATGAGAAAATTATTGCTGACGATTTGGAATATTTTAAGATATCTTCAGAGTATGCAGCAGGATTATATGAATTTATTTCCCTACTTTCTACTTCCCACTTCCCACTTCCTGCCGTTAAGGGTCAAATAACCGGTCCCATTACATTTGGTCTGAAAGTTACCGACCAGGATAACCGTTCAATATTTTACAATGAACAGTTCAGCGATGTAGTAGTGAAAGCACTGACAATGAAAGCACGGTGGCAGATAAGAAAGCTTAGAACTTCCGCCACACAGATTGGCGGACAGGTAGACTCAGCACTCAGCGTTATTATGTTTATAGATGAACCGTATCTATCGTCATTTGGCAGTGCCTTTACCCAGGTGTCCCGCGAAGATGTCATAAAATATCTTAGTGAGGTAAGCGACGGGATACATTCAGAGAATGCGTTATCTGGTGTTCATTGCTGCGGTAATACCGATTGGTCTATTTTGATGGATACTAATATTGACATAATATCTTTTGATGCCTATAGTTGTTTCGACGGTTTAACGCTTTATCCGGATAAATTGAATATGTTTTTGCAAAGAGGTGGTATTTTAGCGTGGGGGATAGTGCCAAGTTCAGATGCAATAAATACCGAAACGATAAGTTCAGTAACTTCAAATTTTACAAATAAAATGGAATATCTTGTTAAAAAAGGAATTAATGAAAAAGCAGTCAGGAGCCAGTATCTTATTACGCCCTCATGCGGGGTAGGTTCCCTTCCTGAAGAACTAGCAAAAAAAATTATTATTTTTACAAAAAACCTGGCGGAAAATATAATTAAACTATGA
- a CDS encoding 3-deoxy-D-manno-octulosonic acid transferase yields MLLVYNILVGFSFVFIIPFFLWKYKLGLFNKVSVGSLQRLGFYDIEKGKYILLHASSVGELRTVTMFIVKLKQMFPEKKILVLTMTPYGYKYIFEKNIADNVIFAPIDIPFCVEKLFFNVIPEMLILVESELWPNLIFSAKRKGAKIILINGRMSDKSFKRYLFIREFMREILKKIDFICAREESDKKKFITLGYNSVNVVKTGNMKYDIKSEVRSPKSEVKKKDFGFVEDDLIFVAGSTREKEEEIVINVYKRLISDFKNLKLIIAPRYPERCNEIEKLLQKENLIFTRRSQLPTANFPLPAFNCLLLDTMGELTDVYSIGTVIFVGGSLFDGAGGHNMLEPAELGKTVIFGKYVKNFKESAKSLISGNAVFQINDDNELFDSVFKLLNDRNMRTEMGKRAREIVISQRGATDRNLKVVSELLKNA; encoded by the coding sequence GTGCTGCTAGTTTATAATATACTGGTTGGTTTTAGCTTTGTTTTTATTATTCCATTTTTTTTATGGAAATATAAGCTTGGCCTTTTTAATAAGGTATCGGTCGGGAGCCTGCAGCGGCTTGGGTTTTATGATATAGAAAAAGGTAAATATATATTACTCCACGCTTCTTCTGTCGGGGAATTAAGAACAGTTACAATGTTTATTGTAAAATTGAAACAGATGTTTCCTGAAAAGAAAATTTTAGTATTAACAATGACACCATATGGATATAAATATATTTTTGAAAAAAATATTGCCGATAATGTCATATTTGCGCCTATCGATATCCCGTTCTGTGTGGAAAAACTATTCTTCAATGTAATACCTGAAATGCTTATACTTGTCGAAAGCGAGCTGTGGCCCAATTTAATATTTTCAGCGAAAAGAAAAGGTGCAAAGATTATTTTAATAAATGGGAGAATGTCTGATAAGAGTTTTAAAAGATATCTATTTATAAGAGAATTTATGCGTGAGATTTTAAAAAAAATTGATTTTATTTGTGCCAGAGAAGAATCGGATAAGAAGAAGTTTATCACCTTGGGATATAATTCTGTAAATGTAGTTAAAACCGGTAACATGAAATATGATATAAAGTCCGAAGTTCGAAGTCCGAAGTCCGAAGTCAAAAAAAAGGATTTTGGGTTTGTGGAGGATGACTTAATTTTTGTCGCCGGGAGCACCAGGGAGAAAGAAGAAGAAATAGTAATAAACGTTTATAAAAGACTTATTTCGGATTTTAAAAATCTTAAATTAATAATTGCACCTCGTTACCCGGAAAGATGCAATGAAATAGAAAAGCTTCTTCAAAAAGAAAATCTAATATTTACACGCCGTTCCCAACTTCCCACTGCCAACTTCCCACTTCCTGCTTTCAACTGTCTTTTACTTGACACCATGGGTGAGCTTACGGATGTTTATTCTATCGGAACGGTTATTTTTGTCGGTGGTAGTCTTTTCGATGGTGCTGGCGGGCATAATATGCTTGAACCGGCAGAACTTGGCAAAACAGTTATATTTGGAAAATATGTTAAGAATTTTAAAGAATCTGCAAAATCTTTAATTTCAGGTAATGCAGTTTTTCAAATAAATGATGATAATGAATTATTTGACAGTGTTTTTAAGCTGTTGAATGATCGTAATATGAGGACTGAAATGGGAAAACGGGCAAGGGAAATTGTCATAAGCCAGCGTGGGGCGACCGATAGAAATCTAAAGGTAGTTTCGGAGTTATTAAAAAATGCTTAA
- a CDS encoding glycosyltransferase family 9 protein has translation MKILIVRLSSIGDIILSTPLIRCLRNKFPDAQIDFILKKEYSELLSRNPYISNLILYDGRVFEFSKRLKSEKYDVIIDIHRNFRSFLLLLFAGTKVLKYKNFALKRFFLVEFGINLYKENIPVSRRYLDTVRPLGVLDDNKGLDFFIDEKVNNKTNISGNCIGFCPVSVWKTKRWSEEYFVKLAGKILETYNHEIMLFGGKNDFQYCENIKNKIGNKAKNLCGLSFQESALLLRKCKYLFTNDTGLMHVAEALKVPVAAFFGPTVKEFGFYPDIKTSYVFSKNLSCKPCSTKGSNICSVADFKCMKNISVEEVFLHCAASL, from the coding sequence GTGAAAATTTTAATAGTAAGGTTAAGTTCCATTGGTGATATCATCCTATCTACACCTTTAATTAGATGTCTGCGGAATAAGTTTCCTGATGCTCAAATTGATTTTATCCTTAAAAAAGAATATTCTGAATTGCTTTCCCGAAACCCGTACATTTCAAATCTGATCTTATATGATGGAAGGGTATTTGAGTTTTCTAAAAGGTTAAAATCGGAAAAATATGATGTTATCATTGATATACACCGGAATTTCAGAAGTTTTTTACTATTGCTCTTTGCCGGCACTAAAGTCTTAAAATATAAGAATTTTGCATTAAAGCGATTCTTTTTAGTAGAATTTGGAATAAATCTTTACAAGGAGAATATACCGGTTTCAAGAAGATATTTAGATACTGTCCGGCCGCTTGGTGTTTTGGATGATAATAAAGGATTAGATTTTTTTATTGACGAAAAAGTGAATAACAAGACTAATATATCAGGGAATTGTATAGGATTTTGTCCGGTTTCTGTCTGGAAGACAAAAAGATGGTCTGAAGAATATTTTGTTAAGCTTGCCGGAAAAATATTAGAAACTTACAATCATGAAATAATGTTATTCGGCGGTAAAAATGATTTTCAATATTGTGAAAATATAAAAAATAAAATCGGAAATAAGGCAAAAAATCTTTGCGGGCTTTCTTTTCAGGAATCAGCCTTGTTACTTAGAAAATGTAAATATTTATTTACAAATGATACAGGACTTATGCATGTAGCTGAAGCGCTAAAAGTTCCGGTCGCTGCTTTTTTTGGACCAACTGTTAAAGAATTCGGGTTTTATCCCGATATTAAAACATCTTATGTTTTTTCAAAAAATCTTTCTTGTAAACCATGTTCAACAAAGGGTTCAAATATATGTTCTGTCGCTGATTTTAAATGCATGAAAAACATTTCTGTCGAGGAGGTTTTTTTACACTGTGCTGCTAGTTTATAA
- a CDS encoding heavy metal-binding domain-containing protein: MKIFNMFIVTMLLGYLLGSSPVFAMACHGSDGDEHSEHKDGKKPEKEESERKIEAKESFYSSVYVCPMHPEVQSEKSGKCPKCGMNLEMKQVLLTYACPEKDCDYQKAKPGKCPHHDKELIKTEVKYHCPKCGEQVNPEELKLKPVKS, encoded by the coding sequence ATGAAAATATTTAATATGTTTATAGTAACAATGCTATTGGGTTATTTGCTTGGTAGTTCTCCGGTATTTGCTATGGCATGTCACGGCAGTGACGGTGACGAACACAGTGAACATAAAGATGGAAAAAAGCCAGAGAAAGAAGAATCAGAAAGAAAGATTGAAGCAAAAGAATCTTTCTATTCCAGTGTTTATGTCTGTCCTATGCATCCGGAAGTGCAGAGTGAAAAATCTGGAAAATGTCCTAAATGCGGTATGAATCTTGAAATGAAACAGGTGTTATTGACGTATGCTTGTCCAGAAAAAGATTGCGATTATCAAAAAGCAAAACCTGGTAAATGTCCACACCATGACAAAGAACTTATCAAAACTGAAGTTAAATATCATTGTCCAAAGTGTGGGGAACAGGTTAATCCCGAAGAGCTAAAATTGAAACCTGTTAAATCCTAA
- a CDS encoding cupredoxin domain-containing protein, whose amino-acid sequence MKKYSIVFIVLLGYLLVSNIIMAEIHQHDGSVEQHKHEKKSAKKSPEKNVGVCPVMPNEKASEKNSYIYKNKTYYFCCPDCLGKFKSDPEKYISKIKDISLEAYQYGFSPDPIVVKKGDIVKLTVTSRDVPHGVYIKNYGIKVDVKKGEYKKIEFFADKSGKFDILCSVYCGMGHSKMKGKLIVEE is encoded by the coding sequence ATGAAGAAATATAGTATTGTTTTTATTGTGTTATTAGGTTATCTTTTAGTCAGTAACATTATAATGGCAGAGATACATCAGCACGATGGAAGTGTAGAACAACATAAACATGAGAAAAAATCAGCAAAGAAATCACCAGAAAAGAATGTAGGTGTTTGTCCGGTAATGCCGAATGAAAAGGCATCTGAGAAAAATTCATACATTTATAAAAATAAGACATATTATTTTTGTTGCCCAGACTGCTTGGGAAAATTTAAAAGTGACCCGGAAAAATACATTTCCAAAATTAAAGATATCAGTTTAGAGGCGTATCAATATGGTTTTTCACCGGACCCAATTGTTGTCAAAAAGGGTGACATAGTAAAACTCACAGTTACTTCTCGGGATGTTCCTCACGGAGTTTATATAAAAAATTATGGAATCAAGGTAGATGTAAAAAAAGGCGAATACAAAAAAATAGAGTTCTTTGCCGATAAAAGCGGAAAATTTGATATTTTATGTTCGGTATATTGTGGCATGGGACATTCTAAAATGAAAGGAAAGTTGATTGTAGAAGAATAA
- a CDS encoding heavy metal-binding domain-containing protein gives MRKINVFIGTVLLGYLLSSSPIFAMSCHEGGEDEHSQHTDGKILEKKESTKPIETKERFYSSIYVCPMHPEVQSEKSGKCPKCGMNLEKKQLLLTYACPEKDCDYQKAKPGKCPHHDKELIKTEVKYHCPKCGEQVNPEDLKLKPVK, from the coding sequence ATGCGTAAAATCAATGTTTTTATAGGTACAGTATTATTAGGTTATTTGCTAAGCAGTTCTCCTATTTTTGCTATGTCGTGTCATGAAGGTGGAGAGGATGAACACAGCCAACATACAGATGGAAAAATATTAGAGAAAAAAGAATCAACGAAACCAATTGAAACTAAAGAACGATTTTATTCATCGATTTACGTATGTCCGATGCATCCGGAAGTCCAAAGTGAAAAATCCGGAAAATGTCCGAAATGCGGTATGAACCTTGAGAAGAAACAATTGTTGTTGACGTATGCTTGTCCGGAAAAAGATTGTGATTATCAAAAAGCAAAACCGGGTAAATGTCCTCACCATGATAAAGAACTTATCAAAACTGAAGTTAAGTATCATTGTCCAAAGTGTGGTGAACAGGTCAATCCCGAAGATTTGAAACTAAAACCTGTGAAATAG